The Anopheles coluzzii chromosome 2, AcolN3, whole genome shotgun sequence genome window below encodes:
- the LOC125906857 gene encoding cathepsin M-like, with product MSIMLGESKWECKQGQCTFNRDYAIANISEWSIMPKNEDALAFALWKVGPIPVSINAAPKSFQLYSNGIYDDEASCDNSKVNHAMLLLGYTKDYWILKNWWGSWGEDGYMRLARGKNLCGISNYAGYVTV from the exons ATGTCCATCATGCTCGGTGAGAGCAAATGGGAGTGCAAA CAAGGACAGTGTACCTTCAATAGAGACTATGCAATTGCCAACATTAGCGAGTGGTCCATTATGCCCAAAAACGAAGACGCACTTGCATTTGCCCTGTGGAAGGTCGGTCCCATTCCAGTCAGTATTAATGCGGCACCCAAATCATTCCAGTTGTATAG CAATGGTATTTACGACGATGAAGCTTCGTGTGATAACTCCAAAGTGAACCACGCGATGCTCCTGCTCGGATACACCAAAGACTACTGGATACTGAAAAACTGGTGGGGCAGCTGGGGAGAGGATGGCTATATGAGGCTGGCACGTGGCAAAAATCTATGTGGCATCAGCAACTACGCGGGCTACGTTACGGTTTAA